The following is a genomic window from Neofelis nebulosa isolate mNeoNeb1 chromosome 12, mNeoNeb1.pri, whole genome shotgun sequence.
GCTAACCCCATAATGGCCAATGGGCGGTAGTGGTCTTCCTGCCTTAGTTTTGGGATCCCATCCAGGGCCACTGGGGGGAAGCAGAGTGCTTCACTCTTCAACTGATGCAATCCCGTCTATGGCCACTGGGTGGCGTCAGGGCATCCCTTGCCTCAAGAATGCAGAAGCGAGGAGTCTCCTAGAAGTTGTTCCGGGGGCAGGGGGATTTGTcatggggtgggtgtggggggttgTGCAGATTTCTACCTCGGGAGGGGTAAAGCACAGTTTCTGCTGCTACACCTGTCCTTTAGGGATGTCCCTTCCTGCCCTCCATGGTCCTGTGCCTGATGGTGCTGGGCTGGGCTTCTGGGGCAGATTTAAGACTGGCGCTGGCTCTGGTCCCGGAAGCGTCTTGTGCTCTGATGAGAAGGCCCCAAGGAAGTCTTAAGGGAAGCTCTGAAGAGCGTGTGTGTCCACGGTCGTTGGTACCTGTAAGTGGATGCTGGAAGCAGTCAGAGATGGTATGGGTAGGAGTTGCTGAGGAATCAGGGtaggaaatagaatataaaaaaaaaaaaaagtgtaaagatTTCACATGTCCCTTTGAGGCACCCCTTGAGCATCACCCCTTGCATGCAGCTCCTAGCGTTGCTTCACCACAGCCTCCCGTCCACGCCTGCACAGCCTCACCATCAGCAGCAGCTAACATCCATTGAGTACTTATTCTGTGCCATCCTTGGTCCAAGGTGCTTTACAAACTTCTCTCCTTTCATCTTCACGCCCACTCCATGAGGAAGACGGCATCCTTAggcccattttacacatgaataaGCTGAGGCTTAGGTTAAATGGCTTGTCCAGGTCACACAGGCGGTGAGTAAttgagccagaatttgaactaaGCCCACTGCCCCTTACCCACCATGCTGCACTGGCTCCTGGACCCTGGGTTATGGAGGAAAGAGACCAAGATGGAGTTGAAGCCACAATGCCCTTTTCCTTGCCCACAGTTTAACTTCCATTATCACCATCATTTGCATCTCTTCCACGTCACCTCCATTTCCATTTTCCGTCCTCATCTCTATCATTGTCgtcttttttttatctcattctctcctctgccaaCTCTGTTTCTCATCTCCCTCTAACTCTATATGTAATAGCAGAGTTATCAATAagcagaaaactggaaacaatctgaATGTGGAGCAATATGAGGTTGATTTAAGTTCTGACATATTTATACAACAAATCCTCCTAATTTGTTGAATTTCACAAATACTTAAGCACCCACTCTTTGCCACACACCGTGACTCCAATGGCAAACACTGCATCatcgttaaaagaaaaaaggctttcatttcaaGCTGGTGGACCGAACTTAACgcatttcccctttttcttcctcGAGTTCCCACTGAAATGACAGTGAAGatgtttaaaatatcaaaagcCATAAGAGAACTGAGAACAGGTGCAGGGTGGAGGACGCATACCAGCCACTGCAATTAAAACCCCCTAGCACTTCATTCCTCAATATGGACAACCAAAGCTCACCAGATACTTGAGATAAAACAGCGGCATAAAAGAGAAGGCTTTCCGGAGGAAATCAGAGAATAGAAGacaattttcaaaaagttaaaaacgtACAAATAGTTTTACTCGTAATAGTGAATACCGagtgttgaggatgtggagcagcCGGAACTCTTGGACGCTGCTGATGGGAACGCAGAAATGGTaccaccactttggaaaacagttcggcAGCTTCTTACAGTCGTGAAACCAACTTACATATGACCCGATAGTTCTTCTCCATGCGGGGACTTGTGTGCAGGTGCTCACAGAAGCTTTCTTCATGATAGCTCCGAATCGGAACTAGTCCAAATGTACGATGGgacactactcagcaataaaaagagaaCTGCTGTTGCAtgcagcatggatgaatcttaaaagcGTTCTGCTCAGTTAGAGAAGCCAGGTGCAAAATACTACAAACAACAGGATTTTTGTAAGTCtagaaaaggaggggcgcctgggtggctccgttggttaagtgtccaactctttttttttaaaaaaaaatttttttttcaacgttttttatttttatttttgggacagagagagacagagcatgaacgggggaggggcagagagagagggagacacagaatcggaaacaggctccaggctccgagccatcagcctagagcctgacgcggggctcgaactcacggaccggaccacgagatcgtgacctggctgaagtcggacgcttaacccactgcgccacccaggcgcccctaagtgtccaactcttgattgcggctcaggtcatggtctcatggtccatgggCTGGTGCCctgcaagcctgcttgggattctctctctccctctctcactgcccttcccccaaatGTATgcgtacatgctctctctctctccctcaaaataaacattttttaaaaattctagaaaaagaaaaactagagggAGGAGACTGACATGAGGGACACAAGGGAACATTCTGAGCTGACGAAAATGTCTTATATCTTGATTTGTGGTGGTGAGTACACAGCTGTATACATTCCTCCTAAGTCATCATATTTTTATACCTACAATTGTTGAATTTTATGGTATCTAAATAATGCCTTAATAAAGTCTGtttttaagagtgaaaatatgggggtacctggatggctcagttgactgtctgactcttgatttcagctcaggtcatgaggatcaagccctgtgtcgggctctgtgctgggcagggagcctgcctgggattgtctctccctctctttctctgccgctccccaacttgtgcatgcatgcactctctttctctcaaaataatgttaataatcatgaaaaacaaaaagtaaaaataacgtATCCTCAGGGAAACCCCCAAAGGTATTTCCATCACAAAGAAAAGTGTAGGATACtacaaaaaaggaatatataataaGATATAATTGAAAATGATTGTCAAAGCACCAATCAAAAGAAGGCTGGAGTGGTCATACTGATATCAGACAGAGTAGACCTCAGAACGAGGAATATTACCGGGGATAAAGAAGGTCATTTCATGCTAAAGGGCAAAACAATCAGAAGGTAGCAATCCCAGATGTGCGTGCACCCAGTGATGATCTCTAAGGCACATGAAGCAAAACCCAagagaactgcaaggagaaagaaatccaCATTTACAGGTGGAGATTTCCACACTTCTCgctcaataaatgatagaacAAATGGACAGAAAGATGTATTAGACCTGAACCGCTCTATTCAACAACTGGCCTAAATGGACATTTGTGGAATACCCTGCCGAACCACAGAATGTGGCTCTCAACCCGGTGGGCTGCTGTGCAGGCACGAAGAATGAGAATGTATATATGCAGTTACTGTGCGTGGATGTGACCTTGTTTCTGGAAGTCCCCAAGGAACTTGGATTTTGCTAAGGCTGAAAGTTCCTGTGTATTACTTAGCACATTTTACTGAAATCAGAGCAGCCATCGCAGAATCTTCCAGAAAACTCCTCACTGCTCAGCCCTGGACCCCACTGCATTTCCATTCTCCTACTCCCCAGTCTCGTTACAAGGCTTAATAGAAGATGTCAAGGTGGGCACATGTGGGGGCTGTACAACCCGGGAGGTGAGTAAAGCAGATCATGGAATGGGAAGTGTGGTGTCCTACCTGTGTGTAGTGATGCTAGAAAGGATAGATGTAGGGAGGAAGAGTTTCAGGATagtatcaaattctttttttttttttaattttttttccatttgagacaggagagagagagagagagagagagaacgcacaagcaggggagaggagagagagagaatcccaagcagggatttcatgactctgggatcatgacttgagctgaaaccaagagtcagacactcaactgactgagtcaccagctctactgtgctgacagcagagaatccgatgagggggtcgaactcacaaactccaagatcatgacccgagccaaaatggagaattggaggcttaaccgtctttgccacccaggtgccccaggatagaACCAAATTCTTAAAAGAAGTTACCTCTGGAAAGGTGCAGTTATGCATAATTATTATATCACTTATCCaaagaaatgagttaatatttgtaaagtgctgAGGGCAATGCCTAGCAGATGGTTAACTGCTATGAAAATCATTATACTAAATCTGTGTTTTCCAATTTTCCtacaataaacatgtattacttttataatagataataaaagtaatttgtaAAAGACTTGTGGGTCCATTAAAGTCACCAGAAGGAGagatgtgttgttgttgttgttaataagATTTGATAACTAATGATCCAGGGGACTGAGCCCAAGGATGAAGGAGCCAGAAATGATGTCCAAGTGCCAAGAGTAAGCCCAGCTGACCACAAGAAGAAGTAAATCAGTAGATATTTGTGGCGAGGCCCAGTTCGTGGGAGGCCTGGTGTATGGAAGGGATGGGAAAACGTCCTTCTCAAACTGCATTTCACACAAAGAGGCCACGGCCTGATTTTCTGAGTCAAATCTTTATTTGGCAAACAAAGTTCCTTCCTGATAATGCAGCCACGTGAGAGGGGGTCACCACCCAAAAGCATCTCCTCCAGAAAACGAGGAGCCGAGAGTCCCCCTCCTCTGCTGTTGCTTTTGTGGCAAGGTGGAGATGGCCTGTGGACGATGGACCACAAGGCAGCAAAGCCCCTCCAAGGAGTTCCCTCCTCCTGAGTCGCAGAGTGGTGGTGGGAATTGGACCCCGGGGCCGGGAACCTCTTACCCATGGTTTGCTGGGCCATAGAGAGCTGGGTAGGAAGGAGGGACCCCGGAGGACAAGGCTCCAAGGGGCTGTGGTCCTGCATTCCACCTCCCTGGGGACAggcaggggctccaggctctggctgagGCCCAGCTTGGAGTCACAGGTGATTCCGTCCCCTCTGAAGCCCAAAGCCGGCCCGGCTAGGAGTGGCAGCCACTCATGAGAAGGGGTTGTCATCGCCCCTCAAAATGGGCTGTGATTTGCTCCAAAGTCTTTCCTTTGGTTTCAGGGACACAGGACAGAGTGAAAAGGACACTGAAGATACAGAAGGCGGAGGCGAGCCAGAAGGCGCCGTaaggcctgagaacctcctggaaaGAGAGGAGGGGCCTCATGTAGACACAACAGGTCAGGAGCCCTCATGGACCCTGAGCTGAGGCCCTGGCCCCCTCCGCCCACCCCCTCACCCAGGCTCAGGGGTGTGGAGGAGGGTCTGGCCCTGCCATCCAGAAACCTGCAACGAGCACCATACAAGGTGTGGACGTTGGGTGGCTGGGGAAGCTGGCAAAACTGTCATGAAGTACCTCCCCCAAGGTCAGACCCCCACTGTCAAGTGACAGCTGGGCTCCCACCCCTGGTGTCTGCCTCCAGGGCCCCCAGACCTACTCTCTACACTGTGCTTTGGCCCTGCCCCCTGAGTTCCCTGCCCTCCAGAGGAGTCTCTTCTTGGTGCCACAGGGAGCAGGCTGCACTGGGGCAGTGTGAGCACGGAGGACACTCAGGACCCACTGgcatggaaggaagagagagcactTCCCGTCACTCAGAGCCTGGTCACCCTCCCAGGACAGACCTGATGACCTCCCAGGTGCCAGGACCAGAGGCCCCTCCCTTGTCAGCTCCTTTCCCTCTGGGACCCGGTGACCCAGCACTCCCCGCCAAACTCTGGGACACTGTACACTCCTGGGTCACTGTTAGGTCCTTTACCGCCGCCCCCCCTCCTTTGTTGCTGGTCCCTCCACACAGCTCCCAGTGAGTAATTTCCACCGCTAAGACTTTGCTCCGGTCTTCCCGATGTGTTCCCCAGCGCAGCCCGCCTGAGACCCAGGCCCTGCAGAGACTCCAGGCCTACCCCAGGCATCCATGCCTCTCCtggcctgcccacccccacccccccaccccctccagcctccCAGTGGTTTGTTCTCCTTCTGCTGTCTGCTGCCAGCCCAACCTCATCCACCCCGTCCACCCCAATCCATCCACAGGGCACCCTGTCCACTGCATTCATTGCTGTCTCTGGCTCCTCCAACAGGCCTGGACATGGTATATACCAGgagacctgggggagggggggcggacgGGAATGAATGCCTGGACAGGTGGCCTATCTGCTCCAGAACCATCCTCCCCTATCAGCTGGGGAGCCCCGTGGCAGGGTCCAGGGCTGTGTCAGTCCATTTGTGCAAAAGtagcaaagttttaaaatgaattgaCGCTCCCACAACCCTGAGGGGAAGGTGCTGTCACCCTCCTCCATCTTCAGCCAAGGAAGCTGGTTTAGAGAAGGTGAGCAGCACACCCCAGGTCACACAGTGGGAAGTGGCCGAGGTGGGGTTAGAGCCCAGGCTTGTCAACTCCAAAGCCAGAGTTCTTCCCGCACAGCCCTAGATCCTGGCCCATGTCCCCACTGTCCAATGGTGGAACTGTATCCTGCTTTCCTTCTGCCGGAATGGCCTGAAGGCTCCTGAGTGGTCACAGCCTGTGTTCTGCACTTTTCCTGGCCCATCTGTCTTCCCTTCGTCCCTGACCAAGATGGCCGGTGTCCCAGGATGGTGGGGCCTCAGCCACTGGCCCTGAGTCTTCTGCAGTAAGAGTAATTCTAAAAAGCGCCCCCCACTGACTACGTGAGGAGGAGACCCTCAGGGCCTGCACTTACCATGACGCTGCTGAACTCTTTCGTCACCAGGAAGGCCATGAACCAGTTAGTGAGGACGCACACACCTGTGGCCAGGCCCTTGACGTGCAGAGGAAAGATCTCAGACATGAGGAGCCAGGGGATGGGCCCCCAGCCCACGGCGAAGCCTGTGGGAGCAAGACAGGCATCAGAAGCCCATAGGGCCGACCCCTTGGCTGGCCACAGACCCCCTGGGCCAAAGCCTCGCAGTTTCCAGTCAGGGCCCCCCAGCTCTGTGCCTTCCTGCAGCGATGTCTCAGGTCAGTCCCTCTACTTCTTAGTACCAGGCTTTTCTCTGTAGAATGGGGTCATGCCGGGGCCCGCTTGGAGGGCTGCTTGGGGAGTAAgtgaaaggggcagagaagggttTAGCTCAGTGCCCGGGGCCTTGGTCAGAGCCATAAACGCAGGGGCGGGGGACCCGTGGGATGGGGAGGCCTGGACTGGCTGGGAGCCGCAGGAACCCGGCAGTGATGGAatggccccccaggccccccgcCCAACCTCCCCACGGGCCCCCTCTCACCGGCGATGAAGAGGCACATGCTGCCCACTGCCAACCAGGCCAACCCCACGCTGGCACTGGTGGGCTCCATGGAGATGGGTGTCGAGAGGTCCACATGTGAGGAGTTGCTGGGGCCGCCCTGGGTCAGCTTGAAGTAGGCGCCGAAGGCACTGGTGCTGAACACCATGATCACACCTGCAGGCAGAAGGGGGCAGTGCGCAGGGCTCTGGGAGAAGCGGACGGCGGTCCGGGCACGGGGCACTCAGGTTAGAGTCTCAGTGCAGTGTGGCCACAGTGATGCGGCCTGGGTTTCTCTGAGAGGGTGGTGAGTGGGACCCAGGAGCCCAGATCGGCAGCACCCAGCCCGGGCCGGCCCCAGCTTGGACCTCGAACCGGAGCCAACTCCAAGAAGCTCCTGGTGGCAGTGCCTTCCTGGACCGAGGAGCAGGAGTGGTAACTGTGACAGCAGCATGGGTTTCACTCCTGTGCAGATCATCTCTGGATCCTCACAATGGCCCATCGCCCCCATTTCATACagggaaaactgaggttcagaggggtGAAGTCACTTGCCCCAAAAGCCCTCCAGCTTCTGAGTCACTTCTCCTGCtgggtcctcagtttcctcattgtaaACTGGGGCCCCGATGGCACCTGCTTGGAGGCTCACTGCAAGGGTCTGTTAGTGCAGGCCTGGTCTGGAGCAAGCACTCAGTAAGGGCTCCCATGGATCTCGGCCTTGTTCTCAGGGATGCTTGGCTGGCCTTTTCCTGTCTCAGTGTGGTGGCCTTGGCAAAGACCCTCCAGTCTGTGGTGGGGACCCTGGCCTGCGCCACCCCATTTTCAAAGGGCCGAGCCCTTGCCCTCGGGCCTCACCTGACAAGGTCAGGAGCAGCCTCCGCCCAGCTTTGTCCATGATGAGGGCCGCCATGGCGGTGAACAGCACCTGGATGATGCCCACGATGACCGAGGCTAGGCTGCTCTCCTGGGGAGATGGGCCGAGGCGGGTCAGGCAAAGACCCCAGGACTAGGCCCCATCCACACAGCATCTGGATGAGGCAGGCCAGGGCGGAGGCCTCTTTACCTTGAACTTGGCCTCCTCAAAGATGGTCTCTGCATAGAACATGACAGCATTGATCCCTGACAGCTGCTGGAA
Proteins encoded in this region:
- the SLC2A8 gene encoding solute carrier family 2, facilitated glucose transporter member 8 isoform X2, whose amino-acid sequence is MLLGGRLLTGVACGIASLVAPVYISEIAYPAVRGLLGSCVQLMVVTGILLAYLAGWVLEWRWLAVLGCVPASFMLLLMCYMPETPRFLLTQHKRQEAMAAMQFLWGSEQTWEEPPVGAEHQGFRLAQLRLPSIYKPFIIGVSLMAFQQLSGINAVMFYAETIFEEAKFKESSLASVIVGIIQVLFTAMAALIMDKAGRRLLLTLSGVIMVFSTSAFGAYFKLTQGGPSNSSHVDLSTPISMEPTSASVGLAWLAVGSMCLFIAGFAVGWGPIPWLLMSEIFPLHVKGLATGVCVLTNWFMAFLVTKEFSSVMEVLRPYGAFWLASAFCIFSVLFTLSCVPETKGKTLEQITAHFEGR